The Diospyros lotus chloroplast, complete genome genome includes the window GTATTTACTTAATTTAATTTCATTTGATTAGGGCGAAATTCCTTAAAAACCTCCGCCTTCTTTAAAATGTCCTGAACGGTTTCTGTAGGTTGAGCACCCCTTTCAAGAAAATAGAAAATAGCAGGAACATTTAAATAAGTTTGATTATTT containing:
- the rps16 gene encoding ribosomal protein S16; this translates as MVKLRLKRCGRKQAVYRIIAIDVRSRREGRDLRKVGFYDPINNQTYLNVPAIFYFLERGAQPTETVQDILKKAEVFKEFRPNQMKLN